The Magnolia sinica isolate HGM2019 chromosome 9, MsV1, whole genome shotgun sequence genome contains a region encoding:
- the LOC131256065 gene encoding serine/threonine-protein kinase BRI1-like 1, whose product MAVSERIGFFRFLLLLQLSSFASAASPTADMGALILFKSSVERDPNGVLQNWDVNSPNPCSWNGVVCSRPDDRVVGLDLNNGGLVGRLRIADLMALENLENLSLRGNSFYGNLSGSSSGSSIASLLCKFRMVDLSHNNFSESIPEAFLLSCDRLIALNLSHNSIPGRVFPFSPSLVKLDVSRNKISDAGLLNYSISNCGNLKFLNFSDNKLTGGLGSVFQSCQNLQVLDLSYNLIAGEMSFNPISGLPALLKHLDLSHNNFSSKFSKLEFGQCSNLTVLDLSYNSLSGAGFPSSITNCRQLEKLDLTNNILESKVPSLLGSFGNIQQLFLGKNLFGGEIPPELGKTCGTLRELNLSTNNISGGIPSTFLSCPSLQTLDLSRNQLSGDFIDTVISSFMSLKYLSIAFNNVTGSIPMSLRNCTQLEVLDLSSNGFTDNIPSGFCSSLNSLQKIVLAGNSLSGSVPSELGNCKGLRTVDLSFNDLNGSIPLEIWRLPELTNLVIWANSLDGEIPDSLCSNGVSLQTLILNNNRIPGPIPHSLTTCKNLIWVSLATNQLIGGIPAEIGNLQSLAILQLGNNSLTGEIPLELGNCQNLIWLDLNSNELTGPLPPALADQSGKIIPGVVSGKQFAFVRNEGGTACRGAGGLLEFEGIRAERLAAHPMLRSCPSMRIYTGTTVYSFTSNGSMIYLDLSYNSLSGTIPDDFGSMSYLQVLNLGHNELMGAIPDSLGSLKAIGVLDLSHNSLEGFVPGSLGALSFLSDFDVSNNNLTGPIPSSGQLTTFPASRYENNSGLCGVPLPPCSSFPRSHSPNSNSGRKNQSMAGSVVIGITVALLFIFALTLALYRMNKHQKKEEQKEQYIESLPTSGNSSWKLSGALEPLSINVATFEKPLRKLTFAHLLEATNGFSAESLIGSGGFGDVYKAHLSDGCTVAIKKLVHVTGQGDREFTAEMETIGKIKHRNLVPLLGYCKISEERLLVYEYMKWGSLETVLHDRSVKGGSSKLDWAARKKIAIGSARGLAFLHHSCIPHIIHRDMKSSNVLLDENLEARVSDFGMARLMNALDTHLSVSTLAGTPGYVPPEYYQSFRCTTKGDVYSYGVILLELLSGKRPIDPSEFGDSNLVGWVKQLVREKRAIEIFDPELTGQNSGEAELYQYLKIACECLDDRPLRRPTMIQVMAMFKELQIDSDSDILDGFSLKHATIDELREKEPSS is encoded by the coding sequence ATGGCGGTATCGGAACGGATTGGATTCTTCCGTTTTCTGTTGCTTCTTCAATTATCGTCTTTTGCCTCCGCGGCTTCCCCGACCGCTGACATGGGTGCTTTGATTTTGTTCAAATCGTCGGTAGAGAGAGACCCGAACGGCGTATTGCAGAATTGGGATGTGAATTCTCCGAATCCATGTTCGTGGAATGGAGTCGTCTGCTCGAGGCCGGACGATCGGGTGGTCGGACTCGATTTGAACAATGGCGGCCTTGTCGGTCGACTCCGGATTGCCGATCTCATGGCTTTGGAAAATCTCGAGAACCTTAGCCTAAGAGGGAATTCGTTCTACGGCAATCTCTCCGGCAGCAGCAGCGGCAGCAGCATAGCTTCTCTCCTCTGCAAGTTCCGTATGGTGGATCTTTCCCACAATAACTTCTCGGAATCGATTCCAGAAGCGTTTCTGCTCTCTTGCGACCGTCTGATCGCGCTCAACCTCTCTCACAATTCAATCCCCGGTAGGGTGTTTCCGTTCAGTCCGTCGCTCGTTAAGCTCGATGTCTCTCGCAATAAGATTTCGGATGCTGGGCTGTTGAACTACTCAATTTCGAATTGTGGgaatttgaaatttctcaatttctctgaTAACAAGCTGACCGGCGGATTGGGCAGCGTCTTTCAGTCTTGCCAGAATCTCCAAGTTCTCGATCTCTCATACAATCTGATTGCCGGAGAGATGTCATTCAATCCCATTTCGGGTTTGCCGGCTTTGCTGAAACACCTGGACCTCTCTCACAACAACTTCTCGAGCAAATTCTCCAAGCTCGAATTCGGCCAGTGTAGCAATCTCACGGTGCTCGATCTGTCTTACAACTCGCTCTCAGGTGCTGGGTTCCCATCAAGCATCACAAATTGCCGGCAGCTTGAGAAGCTTGACCTCACTAATAACATTCTCGAGAGCAAGGTTCCGTCGCTGTTGGGAAGTTTCGGCAATATACAGCAGCTGTTTCTTGGCAAGAACCTTTTTGGGGGGGAGATTCCACCCGAATTGGGCAAGACTTGTGGAACTCTTCGTGAGCTAAACCTCTCCACCAACAACATCTCCGGCGGGATTCCATCGACATTCCTCTCATGCCCTTCTTTACAGACGCTTGATCTCAGCAGGAATCAGCTCTCCGGCGACTTCATTGACACTGTCATCAGCAGTTTTATGTCGCTGAAATACCTCTCCATTGCTTTCAACAATGTCACTGGATCGATTCCTATGTCTCTTAGGAACTGTACTCAGTTGGAAGTGCTTGATCTCAGCTCTAACGGTTTTACGGACAATATCCCATCTGGGTTCTGCTCTTCTTTGAATTCTCTGCAGAAAATCGTTCTCGCCGGTAACTCCCTTTCTGGTTCAGTGCCTTCGGAGCTCGGAAACTGCAAGGGTCTGAGAACTGTCGATCTCAGTTTCAATGATCTAAATGGTTCGATTCCTTTAGAAATATGGAGACTACCAGAGCTCACGAATCTGGTTATCTGGGCTAACAGTCTCGATGGTGAAATTCCAGATAGCCTCTGCTCGAATGGAGTTAGCTTACAGACTCTAATTTTGAACAACAATCGCATCCCCGGTCCAATTCCTCATTCTCTCACCACTTGCAAGAATCTGATCTGGGTGTCGCTCGCCACTAACCAGCTCATCGGAGGCATCCCTGCTGAGATAGGAAACCTCCAGAGCCTTGCAATTCTTCAATTGGGCAACAATTCACTCACTGGGGAGATTCCACTGGAGCTCGGTAACTGTCAAAACCTCATCTGGCTCGATCTTAACAGCAATGAACTGACGGGCCCACTCCCTCCTGCACTCGCTGACCAGTCTGGGAAGATCATCCCCGGAGTTGTGTCTGGTAAGCAGTTTGCATTCGTCAGGAATGAGGGAGGGACAGCTTGCCGGGGTGCTGGGGGGCTGCTTGAATTCGAGGGTATCCGGGCAGAACGACTTGCTGCCCACCCCATGCTACGTTCATGCCCGTCCATGAGGATATACACTGGGACAACAGTGTATTCTTTTACCAGCAATGGCAGCATGATCTACCTTGATCTCTCCTACAATTCACTGTCCGGGACAATCCCAGACGACTTCGGATCAATGTCATATCTGCaagtcctgaatttgggccacaACGAGCTGATGGGAGCCATCCCAGATAGCTTAGGAAGCCTAAAAGCGATTGGAGTTCTTGATCTCTCTCACAACAGTCTTGAAGGATTCGTTCCTGGGTCATTGGGGGCGCTTTCATTCCTCAGTGATTTTGACGTCTCCAACAACAACCTCACGGGTCCAATCCCTTCCTCTGGTCAGCTGACAACGTTCCCGGCATCAAGATACGAGAACAATTCTGGCCTCTGCGGAGTTCCATTGCCTCCTTGCAGTTCATTCCCCAGGTCCCATTCTCCAAATTCAAATTCGGGAAGGAAAAATCAGTCTATGGCTGGGAGTGTTGTGATCGGCATCACAGTTGCTCTCCTCTTCATTTTTGCACTCACGCTGGCCTTGTATAGGATGAACAAGCACCAGAAGAAGGAAGAACAGAAAGAGCAATACATTGAAAGCCTCCCGACCTCCGGCAATAGCAGCTGGAAGTTGTCTGGCGCTCTCGAGCCTCTAAGCATCAATGTCGCAACATTTGAGAAGCCGCTGAGGAAGCTGACCTTTGCCCACCTCCTCGAAGCTACCAATGGCTTCAGTGCTGAGAGCCTGATTGGGTCTGGTGGATTCGgcgatgtatacaaggcccatttgAGCGATGGGTGCACTGTCGCAATCAAGAAGCTGGTCCATGTAACGGGCCAGGGCGACAGGGAATTCACCGCAGAAATGGAGACGATTGGGAAGATCAAGCATCGGAACCTTGTTCCTCTGTTGGGTTACTGCAAAATCAGTGAGGAGAGGCTGCTTGTCTACGAGTACATGAAATGGGGGAGCTTAGAAACAGTTCTCCATGACAGAAGTGTCAAAGGGGGGAGCTCAAAGCTCGACTGGGCCGCAAGGAAGAAGATTGCAATTGGGTCAGCGAGAGGGCTCGCTTTCCTTCACCACAGCTGCATTCCTCATATAATTCACCGAGACATGAAATCTAGCAATGTCCTTCTGGATGAGAATTTAGAGGCCCGAGTGTCAGATTTCGGAATGGCCCGTTTAATGAACGCCCTCGACACTCACTTGAGTGTAAGCACCCTCGCCGGGACTCCTGGATATGTCCCGCCAGAGTACTACCAGAGTTTCCGTTGCACAACAAAAGGCGATGTTTACAGCTATGGTGTCATATTGCTAGAGCTTCTTTCAGGGAAGAGACCGATCGACCCATCAGAATTTGGAGACAGCAACCTGGTTGGATGGGTGAAGCAGCTAGTAAGAGAGAAGAGAGCTATCGAAATATTTGATCCCGAGCTGACAGGGCAGAACTCTGGGGAGGCAGAGCTCTATCAGTACCTAAAGATTGCATGTGAGTGCCTGGATGATCGGCCACTCAGGCGGCCCACCATGATCCAAGTGATGGCCATGTTCAAAGAGTTACAGATCGACTCGGATAGTGATATCCTTGATGGGTTCTCATTAAAACACGCTACAATCGACGAATTGAGAGAGAAAGAGCCTAGTTCGTGA